From one Triticum aestivum cultivar Chinese Spring chromosome 4B, IWGSC CS RefSeq v2.1, whole genome shotgun sequence genomic stretch:
- the LOC123092913 gene encoding alpha,alpha-trehalose-phosphate synthase [UDP-forming] 6, which translates to MVSSSYSNLLDLATGAADQGPAPAALGALRRRLPSVVTTPGLMEDSPASPSTPSPAPRPRTIVVANHLPIRAHRPASPEEPWTFSWDEDSLLRHLQKSSSSPSMEFIYIGCLREDVSVPEQDAVAQALLDSYNCVPAFLPADTAARYYHGFCKQHLWPLFHYMLPLSPDLGGRFDRLLWQAYVSANKVFADKVLEVINPDDDFVWVHDYHLMVLPTFLRKRFNRIKLGFFLHSPFPSSEIYKTLPVREELLRALLNSDLIGFHTFDYARHFLSCCGRMLGLPYESKRGHICLEYYGRTVSIKILPVGVYMEQLNAVLALPETEAKVAELMETYTGNGRVVMLGVDDMDIFKGISLKLLAMEELLGQHPEWRGKLVLVQVANPARGRGKDVAGVQEETYAMVKRINEAYGAPGYEPVVLIDQPLQFYERVAYYVIAEVCLVTAVRDGMNLIPYEYVASRQGNDKLDRILRLCKPEEKKSMLVVSEFIGCSPSLSGAIRVNPWNIEAVADAMECALVLPEKEKNLRHDKHYRYVEKHDVGYWANSFLQDLERTCKDHSNRRCWGIGFGLRFRVVSLDLSFRKLAMEHIVQAYRRSKTRAILLDYDGTLMPQAINKSPTAKSVQILNSLCQDQRNAVFLCSGFKRCTLDEWFPAENLGMAAEHGYFMRLKRDAEWETCIPPADCSWMQIAKPVMELYTETTDGSIIEERDTVLVWNYEDADPDFGSCQAKELVDHLESVLTNEPVSVKSTVHSVEAKPQGVSKGLVARRMLAALQERGMCPDFVLCIGDDRSDEDMFQFITSSSCADSFASTAEVFACTVGRKPSKAKYYLDDTAEVVRLMQGLAYVSEELALQNPALGEEDPEDLWCVGELQ; encoded by the exons ATGGTGTCGAGCTCCTACTCCAACCTGTTGGACCTGGCCACCGGCGCGGCGGACCAGGGCCCGGCGCCGGCCGCGCTCGGCGCGCTGCGGCGGCGGCTCCCCAGCGTGGTCACCACGCCGGGGCTCATGGAGGACTCCCCGGCGTCGCCCTCCACGCCGTCCCCGGCGCCGCGCCCGCGCACCATCGTCGTCGCCAACCACCTCCCGATCCGGGCCCACCGCCCGGCGTCGCCGGAGGAGCCCTGGACCTTCTCCTGGGACGAGGACTCGCTGCTCCGCCACCTGCAGAAGAGCTCCTCCTCCCCGTCCATGGAGTTCATCTACATCGGCTGCCTCCGCGAGGACGTCTCGGTCCCCGAGCAGGACGCCGTGGCGCAGGCGCTCCTCGACTCCTACAACTGCGTGCCGGCCTTCCTCCCCGCCGACACCGCCGCGCGCTACTACCACGGCTTCTGCAAGCAGCACCTCTGGCCGCTCTTCCACTACATGCTACCGCTCTCCCCGGACCTCGGCGGCCGCTTCGACCGCCTGCTGTGGCAGGCCTACGTCTCCGCCAACAAGGTGTTCGCCGACAAGGTGCTGGAGGTGATCAACCCGGACGACGACTTCGTGTGGGTGCACGACTACCACCTCATGGTGCTCCCCACCTTCCTCCGCAAGCGCTTCAACCGCATCAAGCTCGGCTTCTTCCTCCACTCGCCCTTCCCCTCCTCCGAGATCTACAAGACGCTGCCCGTCCGGgaggagctcctccgcgcgctcctCAACTCCGACCTCATCGGCTTCCACACCTTCGACTACGCCCGCCACTTCCTCTCCTGCTGCGGCCGGATGCTCGGCCTCCCCTACGAGTCCAAGCGCGGCCACATTTGCCTCGAGTACTACGGCCGCACCGTCAGCATCAAGATCCTGCCCGTCGGGGTCTACATGGAGCAGCTCAACGCTGTGCTCGCCTTGCCGGAGACGGAAGCCAAGGTCGCGGAGCTCATGGAGACCTACACCGGCAACGGCAGGGTCGTCATGCTCGGCGTCGACGACATGGACATATTCAAGGGGATCAGCCTTAAGCTGCTCGCCATGGAGGAGCTGCTGGGGCAGCACCCCGAGTGGCGGGGCAAGCTGGTGCTGGTGCAGGTCGCGAACCCGGCGAGGGGCCGGGGGAAGGACGTCGCCGGCGTGCAGGAGGAGACCTATGCCATGGTAAAGAGGATCAACGAGGCGTATGGCGCGCCGGGGTACGAGCCGGTGGTGCTGATTGACCAGCCACTGCAGTTCTACGAGCGCGTCGCGTACTATGTCATTGCAGAGGTGTGCCTGGTGACCGCGGTCCGGGACGGCATGAACCTGATCCCCTACGAGTACGTTGCCTCCCGGCAAGGCAACGACAAGCTGGACAGAATACTGCGGCTGTGCAAGCCAGAGGAGAAGAAGAGCATGCTGGTGGTGTCCGAGTTCATCGGGTGCTCCCCGTCGCTCAGCGGCGCCATAAGGGTGAACCCGTGGAACATCGAGGCCGTGGCTGATGCCATGGAGTGCGCCCTTGTGCTGCCTGAGAAGGAGAAGAATCTGCGGCACGACAAGCACTACCGCTACGTGGAGAAGCACGACGTCGGCTACTGGGCCAACAGCTTCCTCCAGGACCTTGAGAGGACCTGCAAGGATCACTCCAACCGGCGGTGCTGGGGAATCGGTTTCGGCCTGCGGTTTAGGGTGGTCTCGCTTGACCTGAGCTTCAGGAAGCTTGCAATGGAGCACATTGTTCAGGCGTACAGGAGGTCGAAGACGCGCGCCATTCTGCTGGACTACGACGGCACGCTGATGCCGCAGGCCATCAACAAGAGCCCCACTGCGAAGTCGGTCCAGATACTCAACAGCTTGTGCCAGGACCAGAGGAATGCGGTGTTCCTTTGCAGCGGGTTCAAACGCTGCACGCTCGACGAGTGGTTCCCTGCCGAGAACCTTGGCATGGCAGCTGAGCACGGCTACTTCATGAG GCTGAAGAGGGACGCGGAATGGGAGACCTGCATCCCACCCGCAGACTGCAGCTGGATGCAGATTGCAAAGCCGGTGATGGAGCTCTACACCGAGACGACGGACGGTTCGATCATCGAGGAGAGGGACACCGTGCTCGTCTGGAACTACGAGGACGCGGACCCCGACTTCGGGTCATGCCAGGCCAAGGAGCTCGTCGACCACCTCGAGAGCGTGCTCACCAACGAGCCGGTGTCCGTGAAGAGCACCGTGCACTCCGTCGAAGCTAAACCACAG GGCGTGAGCAAGGGCCTGGTGGCGCGGCGCATGCTGGCGGCGCTCCAGGAGAGGGGCATGTGCCCGGACTTCGTGCTCTGCATCGGGGACGACCGCTCCGACGAGGACATGTTCCAGTTCatcaccagctcctcctgcgccgACTCGTTCGCGTCCACGGCGGAGGTGTTCGCCTGCACCGTCGGCCGCAAGCCGAGCAAGGCCAAGTACTACCTGGACGACACGGCGGAGGTGGTGAGGCTGATGCAGGGGCTGGCGTACGTCTCCGAGGAGCTCGCGCTGCAGAACCCCGCGCTGGGAGAGGAGGACCCCGAGGACCTGTGGTGCGTCGGCGAGCTGCAGTAG